In Acetomicrobium sp. S15 = DSM 107314, the following are encoded in one genomic region:
- the rpsE gene encoding 30S ribosomal protein S5, whose product MEKETMKERVVAISRVSKVVKGGKRFKFSVLVVVGDEERYVGVGLGKAREIPEAVRKGIEKAKKDLVELKQVGTTIPHPIIGNFGAASVLLRPAAPGTGVIASAVVRAIMELGGVKDVLTKVIGRTSNPINVAYATLEALKSLRSPEELLKLRGKEKELTK is encoded by the coding sequence ATGGAAAAAGAGACGATGAAGGAACGAGTTGTAGCCATCAGCCGCGTCAGCAAGGTGGTCAAGGGAGGCAAGAGGTTTAAGTTCAGCGTCCTCGTCGTCGTCGGGGACGAGGAGCGATATGTGGGCGTTGGCTTGGGCAAGGCTCGGGAAATACCAGAAGCGGTGCGAAAGGGCATAGAGAAGGCCAAAAAAGACCTTGTGGAATTGAAACAAGTCGGCACCACTATACCTCATCCCATAATCGGCAATTTCGGTGCCGCTTCGGTTTTGCTGAGACCGGCTGCGCCAGGAACGGGCGTCATCGCCAGCGCTGTGGTCAGGGCGATCATGGAACTCGGAGGGGTTAAAGACGTCCTTACGAAGGTTATAGGCAGGACATCCAACCCCATCAATGTGGCGTACGCGACATTAGAGGCCTTAAAATCTCTCCGATCCCCGGAAGAGTTGTTGAAACTCAGGGGCAAGGAGAAGGAACTCACTAAGTGA
- the rplR gene encoding 50S ribosomal protein L18, with translation MTNKESRNIGRQLRHRRLRKKVSGTAERPRLAVFRSLHYIYAQLIDDERGHTIAAASTLEKALRESMASKKDTEAAKAVGRLIAERASAKGISAVVFDRGGHIYHGRIKALADAARDAGLKF, from the coding sequence TTGACCAACAAGGAAAGCCGCAACATAGGGCGGCAGCTGCGACATCGTCGCCTGAGAAAGAAAGTTTCGGGCACTGCGGAGCGCCCGCGATTAGCAGTATTCCGGAGCCTCCATTATATTTACGCCCAGTTGATAGATGACGAACGGGGACATACAATTGCAGCCGCTTCGACGCTCGAAAAGGCGTTAAGGGAGAGCATGGCTTCCAAGAAAGACACGGAGGCCGCTAAGGCTGTCGGTAGACTTATCGCTGAGCGCGCGTCTGCAAAAGGGATAAGCGCAGTAGTCTTTGACCGTGGCGGTCACATTTATCACGGCAGGATAAAAGCGCTGGCCGATGCAGCTCGCGACGCTGGATTAAAGTTTTAG
- the rplF gene encoding 50S ribosomal protein L6: protein MSRIGRKPIPIPKGVSAVVEGKRVKMKGPKGELSLELWPDIEAQVKDGQIYVHRHSDDKEARALHGLARALLSNMATGVAQGFERQLEIVGIGYRAQVQGGKLVLSLGYSKPVEFEAPKGVELATDGPAKIIVRGIDKQQVGQVAAVIRGFRPPEPYKGKGIRYVGEQVVRKAGKTSAAK from the coding sequence ATGTCGCGCATAGGGAGAAAACCCATTCCCATCCCTAAGGGCGTGAGCGCCGTTGTGGAGGGCAAAAGGGTAAAAATGAAAGGGCCCAAAGGTGAGCTCTCCCTCGAACTGTGGCCGGACATCGAGGCACAGGTGAAAGACGGTCAAATCTATGTACACAGACACAGCGATGATAAAGAAGCGAGGGCCCTCCACGGTCTTGCAAGGGCGCTTTTGTCTAACATGGCAACAGGCGTGGCTCAAGGATTTGAGAGGCAGCTCGAGATAGTGGGCATAGGATATCGCGCTCAAGTCCAGGGCGGCAAGCTTGTATTGAGCCTGGGATATTCGAAGCCGGTTGAATTCGAGGCTCCAAAGGGCGTGGAGTTGGCCACTGACGGCCCGGCTAAGATTATAGTGCGAGGCATTGACAAACAACAGGTCGGCCAAGTGGCAGCTGTAATCAGAGGATTTCGCCCTCCAGAGCCATATAAGGGCAAGGGCATTCGCTATGTGGGCGAGCAAGTGGTTCGCAAAGCCGGCAAGACCAGCGCTGCGAAGTGA